A region of the Bacillus sp. NP247 genome:
CGAGTGATGTGAAAGGAATTTATAGTCTCATTGAAGTTTATGCAAAGGAGGGAGTGGTTTTACCGCGTTCGCTTTTGTCTCTCTATCAATATTTGCAATGTTTATATGTTATGAAAGAAGGAGAGGAAGTCGTTGGAGTTGCCGGTTTACATGTGTTAGGAGAGGATCTTGCAGAAGTACGATCGTTAGTAGTTTCGCATACATATGCAGGAAAAGGGATCGGGCGTATGTTAGTGAATCATGTAATGAATGAGGCAGCAAAAATAAAAGTGAACAGGGTAATTTCTTTAACATATGAAACGGAATTTTTTCAAAAGTGTGGGTTTGATTTTGTGAATAAAGAAGTGTTGCCAGAGAAAGTATGGATTGATTGCAGGCATTGTCCAAAAGTTGATTATTGTGATGAAGTGGCGATGATTAGGTATGTTGGGTGAAATTTTTAGAGAGAGAAAAAAAGCCCACTATTATTTAAGAAATAGTGGGCATCTATATTTTAGTCAGAAATGAGATGTTGTTAAGAATTTGAATTTGTTTTTCTTACTGCAAAATTAAAAATGGGATTTTTAAGCTCATAGTTATAAGTAGAACCATCGACAAGCCCTACAACTTTATCGCTATCATAAAGGTCGAGCATAAATTGTGCCATTTGTTTTGCAGTGTGGAATTTTGGTACAACATTATCGTATTGGAATTCATCAATATCAAATGAGCGTTTCGCGAACTCTGTTTCAGTTGCACCAGGAGCTAAAACTTTTGCTTGTAATTTTGCACCTTGTTCTTTCAGTTCGTGAGATAATCCTTCTGTAAATGCACTTACATAGAATTTCGTAGCGCAATACGTAACAGCATTAGCGACAATCGTATATCCACCGCCCGATGAAACGTTAATAAGCTGTGTTCCATCAATCATTGAATAATCTCGAACGAAAAGAGAAGATAGTATTGTTAGTGCTTCTATATTTACATGCAACATCGTTTCTATTTTGTTTAAATTTTGTTCAGCAATTGAGGCGAAATTACCAAAACCTGCGTTGTTAATCCACGTTTCAATCTGGAAACTTTGTAGACTTTCATAAAGTTTATAAACATTTTCCGTGACGGATAAATCGGTTTTTCGAATGATAACATCCAACTCCGGATGCATTTCATTAATTTTTAATTTTAATCCGTTTAATTCTTCTTGTCTTCGAGCTACAAGTATTAAATTTTTTCCGCGAGATGCAAAGGCTAAAGCGGATTCATAGCCAATTCCTGAACTAGCACCAGTAATAACAGTATATTTCATATAAAAGCCTCCTAAATTCAAATTATTTTATTATGGTTAGATTGTATTTGTTAGAGTATACTCTAAGTCAAATGTTTTTTATAAATTTGATAAGAGCGCAAAATATATGAGGGTAAATGGTATGAGGAGGGGGTTTTTAGTATGTACACAATTAGCGAGGTAGCTAAATTATTAGGAGTGAGCACACATACATTACGTTATTATGAAAAGGAGAATATATTAATTGCAAATCGCGATGCAAATGGGAATAGATTGTATGAAGAGTCACATATAAAGTGGTTGCAGTTTGTAATGAAGTTAAAACAAACACAAATGCCGATAGCGAAAATAAGAGAATACGCTAGATTATATTTAGAAGGGGAGCATACAACTGAAGCTCGTTTACAACTGTTAGAAAATCATAGGAAATCTATTCGAACTCAAAGAGAAAACTTAGAAATTACAGAGAAGATGCTCGAAAATAAAATCATTGCATACAAAGACTCGTTGAAAAGTAAATAGCGTACAAAATATTTCGTTCTTTGTTGCATGTTGAAAAGGGAGTACAGGTCTTTGTTTTGGAATTTATCTATGAGTATTTTATTATAATGTGCCGATAAATTAAAAAAGAGCAGTTAGCTAAAAGCAACTGCTCAATTCAAAGGGATCTCCAAGGGGGAATGGAGAAAATATTTTGTTACTACCATTATTGACAGATTATTAAGAACTATACATGTAGATTTGAGAAATTTAAAATATTTTTTGGTTAATAGAATCCGGGTGTTGACACTTTATCAATTGGTCATGTAGAATGTTTATGAATGACATTCAGTCATTTTTTTCTGTGAAAGGGTGTAGATAAGCAACTTTTATATGTAGTTAGCTTAATAACGGAACAAATATAAGGATAAATGAGGATGATATTGGTTTTTTAAATAGTAGTTAGAGTGAGATTATATTTTTTAAATTAAAAATGACTGACGATCAGTCAGTAAATAATAGAAGGTGAGAGATATGAAAAATAAAGCTTGGTTATATGTCATATTAACATGTATTTTTGAAGTCTTTTGGGTGTTCGGTTTTAATACAGCTCATACTTGGTGGCATTGGGTCATTATTGTAGGAGTTATCGCTGTTGATTTTCATTTTCTTTCTAAAGCGTGCGAACATCTTGCAACAGGGACTGTATATGCTGTGTTTGCCGGAGCTGGTACGGTAGGTACTTTCTTAATGGATGTATTCCTTTTCGGCGGTAGCTTCAGTGTAGGAAAACTATTCTTTATCGTGATGGTCGTGGCGGGTGTTATCGGTTTAAAACTGGCTGATAATAAAGAAGAAACCGCGGAAGAAATTGTGAAAGGAGCTGCTTAAAAATGGGTTGGATTTTCGTATTTTTTGCTGCAATTAGTGAAATAGTCGGTGTGATAGGCCTTAAAATGTATAGTAAAGATAAGACGCTAGCAAATGGAGCGATTTATATAGGTGGATTTGCAACTTCCTTCGCATTCTTATACACTTCTTTCTTGTTCTTACAAGTAAGTGTGGCTTATGCGGTTTGGATTGGCATTGGAACAGCAGGCGCAGTTTTATTAAATATGTTTCTGTTTGGTGAATCGAAAAGTAAGGCGCGTTTGATTAGCGTAGCTCTTATCGTATGTGGAGTTACGGGATTAAAGGCCCTTTCATAAGAAAAGGATATTAAAGTTAAATCTCCTAACGATTTGTTGGGGGATTTTTATTATGAAAAGTGCACGATGATTGACAGTACAGCTAGTTATTTTATAAAATGAGTGACAGTCATTCAATACGCGTGTGAAAGGGTTTAGATGATGAATAAAAAAGAAAAAATTGTCTATGCAGCTATTGAAGTGTTTCAGGAAAAGGGCGTTGAAAAAACGAAGATTTCTGATATCGTGAAATTGGCTGGCATTGCACAAGGAACTTTCTATTTATATTTTCCTTCTAAGTTATCTGTTATGCCTGCAATAGCAGAAGTGATGGTTGAGAAGATGATACTTGCAGTGAAAGAAAAAGTACAGAACGATGCAGCTTTTTCAAGTAAAGTTGAGCAAGTAATAGATGCAGTATTTAACTTTATAGCTGAATATCGTGAAATACAGGCATTAATGTATGCGGGCCTTGCATCTACTGAACATATAAAAGAATGGGAAGCTGTGTATGAGCCTCTTTATATGTGGCTAAGCGAATTTTTAAGCGAGGCAAAAGAAGCTGGTGAAATTCGTGATTCGGTTCACGCAGAGCGAACAGCCAAGTTATTTATCGCTCTTGTTGAATCAGCAGCGGAACAAGTTTATTTATACGATCATAAAGATGATGAGCAAGTCGAGCTACAAAAGGCAGAAGTATTAGATTTTTTAACACATGCACTACATATAAAGAAATAGTAAGATGAACCTGTCTGAAAAGGTAGGTTCATTTCTGCGAAAAACTGAATGATAGTCATTCACCGTGTGTTTATGTATGTGTGGAAGGATAAAGTGAAACTTTAATGAGTGGGGGCATCTCCACTCATTATTAGCCCACAAATAGCAGGATAAAGAAAAAGCTTCTTGGGCATTATTTTTGAGAGGAACTTACGGGAAGAGGTGTTAAAAAGTGAAG
Encoded here:
- a CDS encoding N-acetyltransferase; the protein is MKICNAVTSDVKGIYSLIEVYAKEGVVLPRSLLSLYQYLQCLYVMKEGEEVVGVAGLHVLGEDLAEVRSLVVSHTYAGKGIGRMLVNHVMNEAAKIKVNRVISLTYETEFFQKCGFDFVNKEVLPEKVWIDCRHCPKVDYCDEVAMIRYVG
- a CDS encoding SDR family oxidoreductase — its product is MKYTVITGASSGIGYESALAFASRGKNLILVARRQEELNGLKLKINEMHPELDVIIRKTDLSVTENVYKLYESLQSFQIETWINNAGFGNFASIAEQNLNKIETMLHVNIEALTILSSLFVRDYSMIDGTQLINVSSGGGYTIVANAVTYCATKFYVSAFTEGLSHELKEQGAKLQAKVLAPGATETEFAKRSFDIDEFQYDNVVPKFHTAKQMAQFMLDLYDSDKVVGLVDGSTYNYELKNPIFNFAVRKTNSNS
- a CDS encoding MerR family transcriptional regulator, which gives rise to MYTISEVAKLLGVSTHTLRYYEKENILIANRDANGNRLYEESHIKWLQFVMKLKQTQMPIAKIREYARLYLEGEHTTEARLQLLENHRKSIRTQRENLEITEKMLENKIIAYKDSLKSK
- a CDS encoding multidrug efflux SMR transporter gives rise to the protein MKNKAWLYVILTCIFEVFWVFGFNTAHTWWHWVIIVGVIAVDFHFLSKACEHLATGTVYAVFAGAGTVGTFLMDVFLFGGSFSVGKLFFIVMVVAGVIGLKLADNKEETAEEIVKGAA
- a CDS encoding multidrug efflux SMR transporter, which produces MGWIFVFFAAISEIVGVIGLKMYSKDKTLANGAIYIGGFATSFAFLYTSFLFLQVSVAYAVWIGIGTAGAVLLNMFLFGESKSKARLISVALIVCGVTGLKALS
- a CDS encoding TetR family transcriptional regulator, which translates into the protein MMNKKEKIVYAAIEVFQEKGVEKTKISDIVKLAGIAQGTFYLYFPSKLSVMPAIAEVMVEKMILAVKEKVQNDAAFSSKVEQVIDAVFNFIAEYREIQALMYAGLASTEHIKEWEAVYEPLYMWLSEFLSEAKEAGEIRDSVHAERTAKLFIALVESAAEQVYLYDHKDDEQVELQKAEVLDFLTHALHIKK